The following are encoded in a window of Mycobacterium vicinigordonae genomic DNA:
- a CDS encoding cytochrome P450, whose amino-acid sequence MTVAIPPGVRTPPVAPGRLPVLGHLGALARDPLGYMARLRSVGDVVAIHLGPRVAYLVTSHDLVRDMMTSQSESFTRGALFERAGKALGQGLLVSDGELHRRQRRLLQPAFHRQQIARYTAVMAESAQTLSRAWRPGGSIEVAHEIHTMALAVVCRGLFQTDVGQSAVSRVEQALIAINQGVIWQTFYPFEWLAQLPIPVNRRFQRAIADVRELVAELVAAYRCSGQGGQSALAMLLEARDEDTGQPMSDCQVRDEVLTLLLAATETSSTTLSWLFYELDRHPEIEREVVRELDDKLGAEPITYDNLRDLELLKRVVHEALRLHTPNSILTRRTVEEVRLGQFQIPAGVEVAFSPTAIHRDPTVYDDPLAFKPDRWAAEHSAPVPRHTFIPFGIGKHKCIGDAFAMTEMLVTAATILRDWHLSLEPKVRVRERPWAIVQPQGLRMTPFRRQEVLPHEQRGANKNPALSSLRSSRIVAGLRLRRCDDEQR is encoded by the coding sequence ATGACGGTCGCCATCCCACCCGGGGTGCGGACACCACCCGTCGCCCCCGGTCGGCTGCCGGTCCTGGGGCATCTGGGGGCTCTGGCCCGCGACCCCCTGGGATACATGGCGCGGCTTCGGTCAGTAGGCGACGTCGTCGCCATTCACCTGGGCCCACGTGTCGCCTATCTGGTCACCTCGCACGATCTGGTGCGAGACATGATGACCTCGCAGTCCGAATCCTTCACTCGCGGAGCGCTTTTCGAACGCGCCGGCAAGGCTCTCGGGCAAGGGTTGCTCGTTTCGGACGGAGAACTTCACCGCCGTCAACGACGGTTGCTCCAACCGGCCTTCCACCGCCAGCAGATCGCCCGATATACGGCGGTGATGGCCGAGTCCGCGCAGACGTTGTCGCGGGCATGGCGCCCGGGTGGGTCGATCGAAGTGGCCCACGAAATTCACACGATGGCACTGGCGGTGGTGTGCCGAGGGCTCTTCCAAACCGATGTCGGCCAATCGGCGGTATCCCGGGTCGAGCAGGCGCTGATCGCTATCAACCAGGGCGTTATCTGGCAGACGTTCTACCCATTCGAGTGGCTGGCCCAGTTACCCATTCCGGTCAACCGCCGGTTTCAGCGCGCGATCGCCGATGTACGCGAGCTTGTCGCGGAGCTCGTAGCGGCGTATCGCTGCTCTGGCCAGGGTGGCCAGAGCGCGCTGGCCATGCTGCTGGAGGCCCGCGACGAGGACACCGGCCAACCGATGAGCGACTGCCAGGTGCGAGACGAGGTGCTCACCCTGCTGCTCGCGGCCACCGAGACATCCTCCACCACACTGTCTTGGCTGTTCTATGAACTGGACCGGCACCCGGAGATCGAGCGCGAGGTTGTCCGCGAACTCGACGACAAGTTGGGCGCCGAGCCCATCACTTACGACAACCTTCGCGATCTCGAGCTGCTGAAACGGGTCGTCCACGAGGCTTTGCGTCTGCATACGCCGAACTCGATCCTGACCCGCCGAACCGTCGAGGAGGTTCGCTTGGGGCAGTTCCAGATTCCGGCCGGGGTGGAGGTAGCTTTTAGCCCTACCGCGATTCACCGGGATCCAACGGTGTATGACGATCCCCTTGCATTCAAACCGGACCGCTGGGCCGCAGAGCACTCGGCGCCGGTGCCGCGGCATACTTTTATCCCCTTCGGTATTGGCAAACACAAGTGCATAGGTGACGCATTCGCCATGACGGAAATGCTGGTCACCGCCGCCACAATTTTGCGTGATTGGCATCTGTCACTAGAGCCGAAAGTGCGCGTTCGTGAACGGCCTTGGGCGATTGTCCAGCCCCAGGGCTTGCGCATGACTCCTTTC